A portion of the Suricata suricatta isolate VVHF042 chromosome 11, meerkat_22Aug2017_6uvM2_HiC, whole genome shotgun sequence genome contains these proteins:
- the LOC115306549 gene encoding solute carrier family 22 member 11-like isoform X1, which translates to MAFAELLDRAGGVGLFQALQIFTLFFPSVLIPYLMLMENFSAAVPSHRCWVPLLDNSTAQAGVPAALGPKDLLTVSIPPGPNHEPHQCRRFRQPQWQLLDPNGTATNWSEAATEPCVDGWVYDHSTFTSTIVSEWDLVCDHKGLKSVSQTLYMTGLLIGSIFWGVLADQFGRKWILSWSCLQVALISTSTIFASNFYIYAGLRFLVASGVSGILLTSMMLLVEWTTTRRRATTITIQGCFYSLGQMTLGILAFIVRDWRTLQMAMSMPFFAIFLISWWLPESARWLIVVGKPEQGLRELHKVARINGHKEATKSLTIEVLMTSMKEEVASKKAHRSVLELFLVPILRNRSCIMFILCFSNVMSYYGLVLDLQNLGNDIFLLQVLFGVVDLLARVATPFLLSILGRRIILGGFQATAGLSILANALAPKDLQILRMVFAVLGRGCFGAIFTCLSVYKSELYPTALRMTADGFLHSGGRLGSVIGPLIAMTPQSLSLLSPIIYGVLPVASSILLLFLPETQGLPLSDTIQDLENQKSAAAKGNWREVVVTESTSF; encoded by the exons ATGGCGTTCGCCGAGCTCCTGGACCGAGCGGGGGGAGTAGGCCTATTCCAGGCCCTACAGATCTTcaccctcttctttccctccGTCTTGATACCCTACCTCATGCTCATGGAGAACTTCTCGGCCGCCGTGCCCAGCCACCGCTGCTGGGTACCCCTCCTGGACAACAGCACTGCCCAGGCCGGTGTCCCTGCGGCCCTGGGCCCCAAGGACCTCCTGACCGTCTCCATCCCACCGGGCCCCAACCACGAGCCCCACCAGTGTCGCCGCTTCCGCCAACCACAGTGGCAGCTCCTGGACCCCAACGGCACGGCCACCAACTGGAGCGAGGCCGCCACGGAGCCGTGCGTGGACGGCTGGGTCTATGACCACAGCACCTTCACCTCCACCATCGTGTCCGAG tGGGACCTAGTGTGCGACCACAAGGGCCTGAAATCCGTGAGCCAAACCCTCTACATGACCGGGCTACTGATCGGCTCCATCTTCTGGGGCGTTCTCGCCGACCA GTTTGGGCGGAAGTGGATACTGAGCTGGAGCTGCCTGCAGGTGGCTTTGATCAGTACCAGCACCATCTTTGCTTCTAATTTCTACATCTACGCTGGCCTCCGGTTTCTGGTCGCTTCTGGAGTATCCGGCATCCTCCTGACCTCCATGATGCTTT TGGTGGAGTGGACCACGACCCGCAGGAGGGCCACCACCATAACAATCCAGGGCTGCTTCTACAGCCTGGGCCAGATGACCCTGGGGATCCTGGCCTTCATCGTGCGGGACTGGCGGACCCTCCAGATGGCCATGTCGATGCCCTTCTTTGCCATCTTCCTGATATCCTG GTGGCTTCCAGAGTCGGCCCGATGGCTGATTGTCGTCGGCAAGCCAGAACAAGGGCTCCGGGAACTCCACAAGGTGGCCAGGATAAATGGCCACAAAGAAGCCACGAAGTCACTAACCATAGAG GTGCTGATGACCAGCATGAAGGAGGAGGTGGCCTCCAAGAAGGCCCACAGGTCGGTGCTGGAGCTGTTCCTCGTTCCCATCCTCCGCAATAGGAGCTGCATCATGTTCATCCTGTG CTTCAGCAACGTGATGTCCTACTACGGGCTGGTCCTCGACCTGCAAAACCTGGGGAATGACATCTTCCTCCTCCAGGTCCTCTTCGGGGTCGTGGACCTACTGGCCCGGGTCGCCACCCCCTTCTTGCTCAGCATCCTGGGCCGCCGCATAATCTTGGGGGGCTTCCAGGCCACAGCTGGCCTCTCCATCCTGGCCAACGCGCTGGCCCCAAAAG atTTGCAGATCCTGCGCATGGTCTTTGCTGTTCTGGGAAGGGGATGTTTTGGCGCCATCTtcacctgtctctctgtctacAAGTCTGAACTCTACCCAACCGCATTGAG GATGACAGCAGATGGCTTCCTGCACTCAGGAGGTCGGCTGGGGTCTGTGATAGGCCCCCTGATCGCGATGACTCCGCAGAGCCTGTCCCTGCTCTCCCCCATCATCTATGGTGTTCTTCCCGTCGCTTCCAGCatcctcctgctcttcctcccaGAGACCCAGGGATTGCCACTTTCCGACACCATCCAGGACCTGGAGAACCA GAAATCGGCAGCAGCCAAGGGCAACTGGCGAGAGGTGGTCGTTACAGAAAGTACCTCGTTCTAG
- the LOC115306549 gene encoding solute carrier family 22 member 11-like isoform X2, with amino-acid sequence MAFAELLDRAGGVGLFQALQIFTLFFPSVLIPYLMLMENFSAAVPSHRCWVPLLDNSTAQAGVPAALGPKDLLTVSIPPGPNHEPHQCRRFRQPQWQLLDPNGTATNWSEAATEPCVDGWVYDHSTFTSTIVSEWDLVCDHKGLKSVSQTLYMTGLLIGSIFWGVLADQFGRKWILSWSCLQVALISTSTIFASNFYIYAGLRFLVASGVSGILLTSMMLLVEWTTTRRRATTITIQGCFYSLGQMTLGILAFIVRDWRTLQMAMSMPFFAIFLISWWLPESARWLIVVGKPEQGLRELHKVARINGHKEATKSLTIEVLMTSMKEEVASKKAHRSVLELFLVPILRNRSCIMFILCFSNVMSYYGLVLDLQNLGNDIFLLQVLFGVVDLLARVATPFLLSILGRRIILGGFQATAGLSILANALAPKDLQILRMVFAVLGRGCFGAIFTCLSVYKSELYPTALSILLLFLPETQGLPLSDTIQDLENQKSAAAKGNWREVVVTESTSF; translated from the exons ATGGCGTTCGCCGAGCTCCTGGACCGAGCGGGGGGAGTAGGCCTATTCCAGGCCCTACAGATCTTcaccctcttctttccctccGTCTTGATACCCTACCTCATGCTCATGGAGAACTTCTCGGCCGCCGTGCCCAGCCACCGCTGCTGGGTACCCCTCCTGGACAACAGCACTGCCCAGGCCGGTGTCCCTGCGGCCCTGGGCCCCAAGGACCTCCTGACCGTCTCCATCCCACCGGGCCCCAACCACGAGCCCCACCAGTGTCGCCGCTTCCGCCAACCACAGTGGCAGCTCCTGGACCCCAACGGCACGGCCACCAACTGGAGCGAGGCCGCCACGGAGCCGTGCGTGGACGGCTGGGTCTATGACCACAGCACCTTCACCTCCACCATCGTGTCCGAG tGGGACCTAGTGTGCGACCACAAGGGCCTGAAATCCGTGAGCCAAACCCTCTACATGACCGGGCTACTGATCGGCTCCATCTTCTGGGGCGTTCTCGCCGACCA GTTTGGGCGGAAGTGGATACTGAGCTGGAGCTGCCTGCAGGTGGCTTTGATCAGTACCAGCACCATCTTTGCTTCTAATTTCTACATCTACGCTGGCCTCCGGTTTCTGGTCGCTTCTGGAGTATCCGGCATCCTCCTGACCTCCATGATGCTTT TGGTGGAGTGGACCACGACCCGCAGGAGGGCCACCACCATAACAATCCAGGGCTGCTTCTACAGCCTGGGCCAGATGACCCTGGGGATCCTGGCCTTCATCGTGCGGGACTGGCGGACCCTCCAGATGGCCATGTCGATGCCCTTCTTTGCCATCTTCCTGATATCCTG GTGGCTTCCAGAGTCGGCCCGATGGCTGATTGTCGTCGGCAAGCCAGAACAAGGGCTCCGGGAACTCCACAAGGTGGCCAGGATAAATGGCCACAAAGAAGCCACGAAGTCACTAACCATAGAG GTGCTGATGACCAGCATGAAGGAGGAGGTGGCCTCCAAGAAGGCCCACAGGTCGGTGCTGGAGCTGTTCCTCGTTCCCATCCTCCGCAATAGGAGCTGCATCATGTTCATCCTGTG CTTCAGCAACGTGATGTCCTACTACGGGCTGGTCCTCGACCTGCAAAACCTGGGGAATGACATCTTCCTCCTCCAGGTCCTCTTCGGGGTCGTGGACCTACTGGCCCGGGTCGCCACCCCCTTCTTGCTCAGCATCCTGGGCCGCCGCATAATCTTGGGGGGCTTCCAGGCCACAGCTGGCCTCTCCATCCTGGCCAACGCGCTGGCCCCAAAAG atTTGCAGATCCTGCGCATGGTCTTTGCTGTTCTGGGAAGGGGATGTTTTGGCGCCATCTtcacctgtctctctgtctacAAGTCTGAACTCTACCCAACCGCATTGAG CatcctcctgctcttcctcccaGAGACCCAGGGATTGCCACTTTCCGACACCATCCAGGACCTGGAGAACCA GAAATCGGCAGCAGCCAAGGGCAACTGGCGAGAGGTGGTCGTTACAGAAAGTACCTCGTTCTAG
- the LOC115306549 gene encoding solute carrier family 22 member 11-like isoform X3, producing MAFAELLDRAGGVGLFQALQIFTLFFPSVLIPYLMLMENFSAAVPSHRCWVPLLDNSTAQAGVPAALGPKDLLTVSIPPGPNHEPHQCRRFRQPQWQLLDPNGTATNWSEAATEPCVDGWVYDHSTFTSTIVSEWDLVCDHKGLKSVSQTLYMTGLLIGSIFWGVLADQFGRKWILSWSCLQVALISTSTIFASNFYIYAGLRFLVASGVSGILLTSMMLLVEWTTTRRRATTITIQGCFYSLGQMTLGILAFIVRDWRTLQMAMSMPFFAIFLISWWLPESARWLIVVGKPEQGLRELHKVARINGHKEATKSLTIEVLMTSMKEEVASKKAHRSVLELFLVPILRNRSCIMFILCFSNVMSYYGLVLDLQNLGNDIFLLQVLFGVVDLLARVATPFLLSILGRRIILGGFQATAGLSILANALAPKDLQILRMVFAVLGRGCFGAIFTCLSVYKSELYPTALRKPELRAEGRAAPRQAPLTEDQGEWRGP from the exons ATGGCGTTCGCCGAGCTCCTGGACCGAGCGGGGGGAGTAGGCCTATTCCAGGCCCTACAGATCTTcaccctcttctttccctccGTCTTGATACCCTACCTCATGCTCATGGAGAACTTCTCGGCCGCCGTGCCCAGCCACCGCTGCTGGGTACCCCTCCTGGACAACAGCACTGCCCAGGCCGGTGTCCCTGCGGCCCTGGGCCCCAAGGACCTCCTGACCGTCTCCATCCCACCGGGCCCCAACCACGAGCCCCACCAGTGTCGCCGCTTCCGCCAACCACAGTGGCAGCTCCTGGACCCCAACGGCACGGCCACCAACTGGAGCGAGGCCGCCACGGAGCCGTGCGTGGACGGCTGGGTCTATGACCACAGCACCTTCACCTCCACCATCGTGTCCGAG tGGGACCTAGTGTGCGACCACAAGGGCCTGAAATCCGTGAGCCAAACCCTCTACATGACCGGGCTACTGATCGGCTCCATCTTCTGGGGCGTTCTCGCCGACCA GTTTGGGCGGAAGTGGATACTGAGCTGGAGCTGCCTGCAGGTGGCTTTGATCAGTACCAGCACCATCTTTGCTTCTAATTTCTACATCTACGCTGGCCTCCGGTTTCTGGTCGCTTCTGGAGTATCCGGCATCCTCCTGACCTCCATGATGCTTT TGGTGGAGTGGACCACGACCCGCAGGAGGGCCACCACCATAACAATCCAGGGCTGCTTCTACAGCCTGGGCCAGATGACCCTGGGGATCCTGGCCTTCATCGTGCGGGACTGGCGGACCCTCCAGATGGCCATGTCGATGCCCTTCTTTGCCATCTTCCTGATATCCTG GTGGCTTCCAGAGTCGGCCCGATGGCTGATTGTCGTCGGCAAGCCAGAACAAGGGCTCCGGGAACTCCACAAGGTGGCCAGGATAAATGGCCACAAAGAAGCCACGAAGTCACTAACCATAGAG GTGCTGATGACCAGCATGAAGGAGGAGGTGGCCTCCAAGAAGGCCCACAGGTCGGTGCTGGAGCTGTTCCTCGTTCCCATCCTCCGCAATAGGAGCTGCATCATGTTCATCCTGTG CTTCAGCAACGTGATGTCCTACTACGGGCTGGTCCTCGACCTGCAAAACCTGGGGAATGACATCTTCCTCCTCCAGGTCCTCTTCGGGGTCGTGGACCTACTGGCCCGGGTCGCCACCCCCTTCTTGCTCAGCATCCTGGGCCGCCGCATAATCTTGGGGGGCTTCCAGGCCACAGCTGGCCTCTCCATCCTGGCCAACGCGCTGGCCCCAAAAG atTTGCAGATCCTGCGCATGGTCTTTGCTGTTCTGGGAAGGGGATGTTTTGGCGCCATCTtcacctgtctctctgtctacAAGTCTGAACTCTACCCAACCGCATTGAG AAAGCCTGAGCTGAGAGCTGAGGGCCGCGCAGCCCCGAGGCAAGCCCCCCTCACCGAAGACCAGGGGGAATGGCGTGGGCCCTAG